The Candidatus Eisenbacteria bacterium genome includes the window CAGGCACGTCAGCGTTTCGGCGTGCTCGATGCGAGCACCCGGCAGCTCGTTGCGCTCGTCCGCCAGTGTTTCCGACAACGGCGCGCGATTGCCGGCCTCATTGACCGGCGAGTCGAACGCGAGCATCGGCGCTCCCGGCAAATTGCGACTCCACTTCCAGAACATGTCCAGGTCCACTTCGAGCGCATCCGCCATCTCCTGCGGGTGAGGTGCCCGGCCGAGCTTCTGTTCGAGCCTGGCGTGCGTGCGCGACAGCAGCGATTGACGCTCGCGCACCGTGCGGGGCACCCAGTCCTGCGCGCGCAGTTCGTCGACGATCGAGCCGCGGATGCGCGGCATCGCGTAGGTGCTGAATGCCAGTCCCCGAGCGGGTTCGAAGCCTTCGAGCGCCTGGACCAGCCCAACCGTGCCGGCGCTCAACAGATCGCCGAGTTCGATGTGGCGCGGACTGCGGCGCACGTATTCGTGCGCGGCGCGGTGAACCAGCCCCAGGTAGTGCGCGAGCAGGGCGCTGCGCGCCGTGAGGTCGTTGTTCCCGCGATAGCGCTGCCACAGCGCGTCGGTGATCGGATTCATCGCGACTCTCCCACCGGGGCCGTGAGACCGAGCCGGGTGGCGAGCGTTTGGGTCGCGATCGCAAGTCCGGGTGGTGCTTCGGCGAGCAGCGCGCCGGGCCGGCGCACCGCACGTCCGAGTGCCGCATGCTCGTGCACCGCACCGAGCCAGGTGATCGGGTGGCCGAGGAAGCGGCCGACCGCGAGCTCGAGGCGCGCGAACGAATCGCGCGCTTCGTCGTCGTGAGCGACTCGATTGACCAGCACGTCGACCGGGAGCCCGGGAAGCTCTCGCACGATCAGCTTGAGCACCACGTAGGCATCGCACAGCGCGGCCGGTTCCGGGATCAGCACCAGCACGACGCGGTCGGCTCTCACCGCGGCGGCGCGCAACACGTCGTCGGGGCCCGGACCTGCGTCGACCAGCGAGACATCGAACGCGTCGTGAAGGTGCGACATGCGCAGCTCGTGCCGCGCACGATCCACCGCCGAGAGCCCGCGCAATGCTTCGGCTCCGCCGGCTCCCGGCAGCAACCACATGTGATCGCGAACCCGCGTGAGCATCTCCCCCGGCCGCCGCTCGGCAGTCAGGACCGCTTCGAGCGTCACCGGCGTGCGTGCGCCGAGCAGCAGGTGAAGGTGCCCGAACGCATGCCCCGCGTCCGACACCAGCGTGCGGAGCCCGCGCGCCGCGAGTGTCGCGCCCATCAGTCCGATGAGCGCCGACTGGCCGACGCCACCCTTCCCGCTCGCGAACACCACCGTGCGTCCCTGTCGGGTCGCGGTTTCGCGCGCGCCGCCGGACGGCGTTCCGTATTCGACCGCTGCGCGCGTCACGACACCAGCTCCAGTCTCGCCGCCGAAGCCGAACGATCTCCGCTCGGCGCGGTCGCGCCGCGCGGGGATCGCGCGTCGCGCATCGCCCCTTCGAGCCCCATTGCACGCAGATCCGAAGGGATCTCCTGCCCATCTCCGTACCAGCGGACCGGCAGCGCCAGCGATTCGGCCAGCTCGAACGCGATCCGATCGTTCGGATGCTCATCGAGCTTGGTCGGCAACACGTGCGTTGCGCCCAGGTCGCGCACCCGTTCGAGCGCCACCGCCGCCGCCGCGCGCGAAAGGCCCGCGGGAATCACGGCGTGCGTCTCGAGTGGATACAGCACGTGCAACAAGCCGCGCAGCGTGTCGTGATCCTCGCGCCGGCGCGGTCCGCGTCCCGGCGTGTCGACCAGCACCACATCGCAACGGCGCAGGTGCTTGAGCGCGCGCGGAACGTCCTCCGCGCGATGCGCGAACTCGACCGGCGTGCGCGCCAGCGCGCCCAGCGAGCGCAGCTCCTCGACCGCGCCCGCCCGGAAGGTGTCGAGCCCGAGCACGCCGACCACCAGTCCGCCCAGCACGTCCGGGTGACTCGCCAGCTTGGCGAGCGTGGTGGTCTTGCCGCCACCGGTCGGGCCGACCAGCGCGATGACGGGCGGGAACTCGTCGCGACGCGCGGCGAGCGCGAGCGGTGACAGCGTCCGCGCCGCGAGTGACGCGCGTGCGATGTGCGAGAGCCGGGGCGAGTCGGCCGTGCGTGACTCGCCGGCGCCCGGCGTGACCGCGCGCGGCGGGCCGATGCGCTTCACTCCGGCGCGCGGTGCGAACGCATGGGGATCGCCCGGTCGCACGGCAGTCAGCGCGAGTTCGCGCCCTTCGCGCCCGACCGACAGCACGATGGCGTCAGGCCCCAGTGCTGCGCGCGCGCGCGCGAGCAGGGTGTGGAGTTCGGGTCCGGTAAAGGTCTCAGGCGGCACGTTCGAGCTCCCACAGGGCAAGGGTTTCGATCGGGGTCTGCGGCGGCAGCTCGGCGAGCGAGATCACCGGCAACCGGGGCAGCAGCGGTTCGACCAGACGGCGGATTCCGACACGCAGCGCCGGCGGGGTGACGAGCGGCGGCAGCCGCCCGTCGCTGCGCTGCGACTGCGCGAGGTTCGTGAGCGATTGCAACGCCCGCGTGAGCTGCGCGGGATCGAGCGGTGATTGCCCCTCACGGGCGCGCGCGGTGAAGAGCTGCATCAGTGACACTTCGAGGCGCGGTCCCACCGCCAGCGCCCGCACCGGTCCACGGCTCGAGCCGAGCTGCTGAGCGATCTGGGCACCGAGTGCTCGGCGCGCGACTTCCGTGAGCGCTTCCGGATCCTTGGTCTGCTCGCCGGCGTCGGACAGCGCCTCGAGAATCACGACCAGGTCGCGCACCGCCACGCCCTCGCGCAGCAGGCGCTGCAGCACGCGATGCACCGCGCCGAGCGACAGCTTGTTCGGCACCACGTCCTCGATCAGCGCCGGATGCGTCTCTTTCAAACCGTCGAGCATCTGACGCACGCCCTGCCGGGTGAGCAGCTCGGCCGCATGGGTGCGGATGGTTTCGAGCAGATGCGTGATCATCACGGTCGCGGGTTCCACCACCACGTAGCCGGCGGCTTCCGCCTCGACGCGCTGCGACGGATCGATCCACACCCC containing:
- a CDS encoding FliA/WhiG family RNA polymerase sigma factor, with product MNPITDALWQRYRGNNDLTARSALLAHYLGLVHRAAHEYVRRSPRHIELGDLLSAGTVGLVQALEGFEPARGLAFSTYAMPRIRGSIVDELRAQDWVPRTVRERQSLLSRTHARLEQKLGRAPHPQEMADALEVDLDMFWKWSRNLPGAPMLAFDSPVNEAGNRAPLSETLADERNELPGARIEHAETLTCLREAFDSLSERDRLVLSLSYYEGLSHREIGAVLHITESRVSQIRTRALLRLRSEIEIREAA